DNA sequence from the [Limnothrix rosea] IAM M-220 genome:
GCCGCGCACCCAACAAAACTGGTCGGCTCCCTGTTCATCAATGGGCAAATAGGGATCAACCCCTGCATGGACAAGCCACACATCACCGAGGTCTAAATGGGTTGGGCGATCGCGGAGCCAGAGTAAATGTTCGTAGGGAATTTTGTGGTTATAACTTTGTAAAGTATTTGCCCCACCGCTGTGATACCAGGCCACAAAGGTATCTTCATCAACGCTACCGTCGGCGGCGATCGCCTCTAGCATCATCATTTCATGGTTACCCATGAGCGCTTGGTAGGAGCTTGTGCGGACAAACTCAATAATTTCCGCACTCTTGGGGCCTCGATCAATGAGATCACCTAAAAAATAAACCCGATCATCTTGATTTGGAGCAACAAAATTGAGCAGAGCCATCAACGTATCGTAATGACCATGCACGTCGCCTATACAGATTCGTCGCTGCTCCATAAAGTTTCCTGAATCACTTGGTTGCCACCAATACACCCATCATATCCCCCGCAAAGGGGTAGTGAATAGCCTCACTAAAGCCAGCTTCATAGGCTAACTTTTCCTGTACTTTTCCCGGGGGAAAGCGCTCAATACTCGGCTGAATATATTCGTACTCCGCGGTCAGCTTAAACCGTTCGGCAAGGGGCACAACCACGGTTTGCATATACCACTGCTGAAAGGCCTGTTTTGTTTTGTCGGCGGGACGATGGAAGTCTAAGATAGCAACTTTTTTGCCGGGCTTTAGTACTCGATAAACTTCTGCGAGGGCTAGGGGGATATTTGTTACATTCCGCAACCCGTAGCCGATGGTCACTCCATCGAAATGATGGTCG
Encoded proteins:
- a CDS encoding metallophosphoesterase, with protein sequence MEQRRICIGDVHGHYDTLMALLNFVAPNQDDRVYFLGDLIDRGPKSAEIIEFVRTSSYQALMGNHEMMMLEAIAADGSVDEDTFVAWYHSGGANTLQSYNHKIPYEHLLWLRDRPTHLDLGDVWLVHAGVDPYLPIDEQGADQFCWVRGEFHSMPQPYFANKLVIVGHTITFTFPGVEPGQVVQGPGWLDIDTGVYHAKSGWLTAFDIDRREVFQVNSHTEQQRHLPLEAIAVTPFL
- the ubiE gene encoding bifunctional demethylmenaquinone methyltransferase/2-methoxy-6-polyprenyl-1,4-benzoquinol methylase UbiE, translated to MSSVDTATEIQQIFNRIAPKYDDLNQWISLGQHQIWKKMAVKWSGVQAGDTALDICCGSGDLTLILAQTVGVMGKTTGIDFAAQQLAIAAAKQARQCPEFDITWQEGDALDLPFDDHHFDGVTIGYGLRNVTNIPLALAEVYRVLKPGKKVAILDFHRPADKTKQAFQQWYMQTVVVPLAERFKLTAEYEYIQPSIERFPPGKVQEKLAYEAGFSEAIHYPFAGDMMGVLVATK